The following proteins are co-located in the Pseudomonas fluorescens genome:
- the lpxA gene encoding acyl-ACP--UDP-N-acetylglucosamine O-acyltransferase, whose amino-acid sequence MSLIDPRAIIDPSAVLAADVEVGPWSIVGAGVEIGEGTVIGPHVILKGPTRIGKHNRIYQFSSVGEDTPDMKYKGEETRLVIGDHNIIREGVTIHRGTVQDRAETTLGDHNLIMAYAHIGHDSVIGNHCILVNNTALAGHVHVDDWAILSGFTLVHQYCHIGAHSFSGMGTAIGKDVPAFVTVFGNPAEARSMNFEGMRRRGFSEDAIHALRRAYKVVYRQGLTVEQALTELTEPAALFPEVAVFRDSIQASTRGITR is encoded by the coding sequence ATGAGTTTGATTGACCCTCGCGCAATCATCGATCCGTCGGCCGTTCTGGCCGCCGACGTTGAGGTCGGCCCTTGGTCGATCGTCGGCGCAGGTGTTGAAATCGGCGAGGGGACTGTCATCGGGCCACACGTGATCCTCAAAGGTCCGACCCGCATTGGCAAACACAATCGCATCTACCAGTTTTCCTCGGTAGGCGAAGACACCCCGGACATGAAGTACAAGGGTGAAGAAACACGCCTGGTAATCGGTGATCACAACATCATCCGTGAAGGCGTGACCATTCACCGTGGCACTGTGCAGGATCGTGCCGAAACCACCTTGGGTGACCACAACCTGATCATGGCCTATGCGCACATCGGCCATGACAGTGTGATCGGCAACCATTGCATCCTGGTCAACAACACGGCACTGGCTGGCCACGTGCACGTTGACGATTGGGCGATCCTGTCCGGTTTCACCCTGGTGCATCAGTATTGCCACATCGGCGCCCACAGCTTTTCCGGTATGGGTACGGCGATCGGCAAGGACGTTCCGGCATTCGTCACGGTCTTCGGCAACCCTGCCGAAGCCCGCAGCATGAACTTCGAAGGCATGCGCCGTCGCGGTTTCAGCGAAGACGCTATCCACGCCCTGCGCCGTGCCTACAAGGTGGTTTACCGCCAAGGGTTGACGGTCGAACAGGCCCTGACCGAACTGACCGAGCCGGCAGCGTTGTTCCCGGAAGTTGCGGTGTTCCGCGACTCTATCCAGGCATCGACCCGCGGCATCACCCGCTGA
- the fabZ gene encoding 3-hydroxyacyl-ACP dehydratase FabZ has protein sequence MMDINEIREYLPHRYPFLLVDRVVDLNVEEKRIRAYKNVSINEPFFNGHFPAHPIMPGVLIIEAMAQAAGILGFKMLDLKPADGTLYYFVGSDKLRFRNPVTPGDQLILEAKFISCKRQIWKFECQASVDGKPVCSAEIICAERKL, from the coding sequence ATGATGGACATCAACGAGATTCGCGAATACCTGCCCCACCGTTACCCGTTCCTGCTGGTGGATCGTGTAGTGGACCTCAATGTCGAGGAAAAGCGCATTCGTGCCTACAAGAATGTCAGCATCAACGAACCGTTCTTCAATGGTCACTTTCCTGCGCATCCAATCATGCCGGGCGTGTTGATCATCGAAGCGATGGCCCAGGCTGCCGGTATCCTTGGTTTCAAAATGCTCGACCTCAAGCCTGCCGATGGCACGCTTTACTATTTCGTGGGCTCCGACAAGCTGCGCTTCCGTAACCCGGTCACCCCGGGTGACCAGTTGATCCTGGAAGCCAAGTTCATCAGTTGCAAACGCCAGATCTGGAAGTTCGAGTGCCAGGCCTCGGTGGACGGCAAGCCGGTGTGCTCCGCTGAGATCATCTGCGCGGAACGCAAACTATGA
- a CDS encoding OmpH family outer membrane protein, producing the protein MRKLTQLVLLATVLVTTPAFAEMKIAVLNYQMALLESDAAKRYAVDAEKKFGPQLTKLKTLESSAKGIQDRLVAGGDKMQQGERERLELEFKQKARDYQFQSKELNEAKAVADREMLKQLKPKLDSAVEEVIKKGAFDLVFERGAVIDVKPQYDITRQVIERMNQLK; encoded by the coding sequence GTGCGTAAGTTGACTCAATTGGTTCTGCTGGCCACTGTGCTGGTAACCACACCGGCCTTCGCCGAAATGAAAATCGCCGTTCTGAACTATCAGATGGCTCTGCTGGAATCCGACGCCGCCAAGCGTTATGCCGTGGATGCCGAGAAGAAGTTCGGTCCGCAACTGACCAAGCTGAAGACTCTGGAAAGCAGCGCCAAAGGCATCCAGGATCGTCTGGTAGCCGGTGGTGACAAGATGCAGCAAGGCGAGCGTGAGCGTCTGGAGCTTGAGTTCAAGCAAAAGGCCCGCGACTACCAGTTCCAGTCCAAGGAACTGAACGAAGCCAAAGCCGTTGCTGACCGTGAAATGCTCAAGCAGCTCAAGCCGAAACTCGACAGCGCTGTGGAAGAAGTCATCAAGAAAGGTGCCTTTGACCTGGTGTTCGAGCGCGGCGCCGTGATTGACGTCAAGCCTCAATACGACATCACCCGTCAGGTGATCGAGCGCATGAACCAGCTGAAGTAA
- the lpxB gene encoding lipid-A-disaccharide synthase, with protein MANLRIALVAGEASGDILGAGLMRALKAQHPAVEFIGVGGPLMQAEGLTSYFPMERLSVMGLVEVLGRLRELLARRKLLIQTLIEEKPDVFIGIDAPDFTLNIELKLRQAGIKTVHYVSPSVWAWRQKRVLKIREGCDLMLTLLPFEARFYEEKGVPVRFVGHTLADTIPLQADRAAARAELGLPDGPLVALMPGSRGGEVGRLASVFFDAAERLQSMKPGIRFVLPCASPQRRAQIETLLEGRNLPLTLLDGKSHLALAACDAVLIASGTATLEALLYKRPMVVAYRLAPLTFWILKRMVKSPYISLPNLLAQRLLVPELLQDDATPEALAQSLLPLIDGGEEQTRGFDDIHRTLRRDASNQAADAVLTLIGQQQDAL; from the coding sequence ATGGCCAATCTGCGTATCGCGCTGGTGGCCGGTGAAGCTTCCGGCGATATTCTCGGCGCAGGCCTGATGCGGGCCCTTAAGGCCCAGCATCCTGCGGTGGAGTTTATTGGCGTGGGTGGCCCACTCATGCAGGCTGAAGGTCTGACTTCTTACTTTCCCATGGAGCGCCTCTCGGTCATGGGGCTGGTGGAAGTATTGGGCCGTCTGCGTGAGCTGTTGGCGCGGCGTAAGCTACTGATTCAGACACTGATCGAAGAAAAGCCCGACGTATTTATCGGAATCGACGCGCCGGACTTCACCCTCAACATCGAACTCAAGTTGCGTCAGGCCGGTATCAAGACCGTGCATTACGTCAGCCCGTCCGTGTGGGCGTGGCGCCAGAAGCGCGTGCTGAAGATCCGCGAAGGCTGCGACTTGATGCTGACCTTGTTGCCATTCGAGGCCAGGTTCTACGAAGAAAAGGGCGTGCCGGTACGGTTTGTCGGGCACACGCTGGCCGACACCATACCGTTGCAAGCGGATCGCGCTGCTGCGCGCGCCGAACTGGGTTTACCCGACGGCCCGCTCGTAGCGCTGATGCCGGGCAGTCGAGGTGGCGAAGTCGGGCGCCTGGCCAGCGTGTTTTTTGATGCGGCCGAACGTCTTCAATCCATGAAGCCTGGTATTCGCTTCGTCTTGCCGTGTGCCAGCCCGCAACGGCGTGCACAAATCGAGACGCTGCTTGAAGGGCGCAATCTGCCGTTGACCTTGCTCGATGGCAAATCGCACCTGGCCCTCGCAGCCTGTGATGCGGTACTGATCGCCTCGGGCACGGCGACCCTGGAGGCCTTGCTGTACAAGCGCCCAATGGTTGTGGCCTATCGTCTGGCGCCGCTGACGTTCTGGATTCTCAAGCGCATGGTCAAAAGCCCTTACATCTCCTTGCCCAACCTGCTGGCCCAGCGCCTGCTGGTGCCGGAGTTGTTGCAGGACGATGCAACGCCTGAAGCGCTGGCGCAATCGCTACTGCCCTTGATCGACGGCGGTGAAGAGCAGACCCGTGGTTTTGACGATATCCACCGCACTTTACGCCGTGACGCGTCGAACCAGGCGGCCGACGCCGTATTGACCTTGATCGGCCAACAACAGGACGCTTTATGA
- the bamA gene encoding outer membrane protein assembly factor BamA, whose amino-acid sequence MKRLLLTAVLTVLMIAEVHAESFTISDIRVNGLQRVSAGSVFGALPLNVGEQADDRRLVESTRALFKTGFFQDIQLGREGNVLVITVVERPSVASIQIEGNKAISTEDLMKGLKQSGLAEGEIFQRATLEGVRNELQRQYVAQGRYSATVETEVIPQPRNRVGLKVNINEGTVAAIQHINVVGNTKFADDDLIDLFELKTTNWLSFFKNDDKYAREKLSGDLERLRSYYLDRGYINMDIASTQVSITPDKKHVYITVNVNEGEKYTVRDVKLSGDLKVPEDQVKSLLLVQKDQVFSRKLMTTTSELITRRLGNEGYTFANVNGVPTPHDEDHTVDITFVVDPGKRAYVNRINFRGNTKSADEVLRREMRQMEGGWASTYLIDQSKTRLERLGFFKEVNVETPAVPGVDDQVDVNYAVEEQASGSITASVGFAQSAGLILGGSITQNNFLGTGNKVSIGLTRSEYQSRYNFGYVDPYWTADGVSLGYNAFYRTTDYKDLNVDVASYAIDSLGAGVNIGYPISETSRLTFGFTAQQDKIKTGVYTTDEIFDFVRREGDQFLNFKASVGWSESTLNKGVLATRGHSQSLTAEATTPGSDLSFFKLDYRGQLFQPLSDNYTMRLHTELGYGDGYGSTSGLPFYENYYAGGFNSVRGFKDSTLGPRGTPSRGQAVTGNQGTTVDSNNDPLAFGGNVLIQGGAELLFPLPFVKDQRSLRTSLFWDVGNVFDSKCQQITNPSGVKSQTECNDISLSNLASSVGVGVTWVTALGPLSFALAMPIKKPDNAETQIFQFSLGQTF is encoded by the coding sequence ATGAAACGTCTGCTGCTAACTGCGGTTCTCACCGTATTGATGATCGCCGAAGTTCACGCCGAGTCCTTCACTATCTCCGATATTCGCGTCAACGGCCTCCAGCGGGTTTCCGCCGGTAGCGTCTTTGGTGCCTTGCCGTTGAACGTCGGGGAACAGGCGGATGATCGTCGCCTGGTGGAATCCACTCGTGCGCTGTTCAAAACCGGGTTCTTTCAAGATATCCAACTGGGTCGCGAAGGCAACGTCCTGGTCATCACTGTCGTTGAGCGACCTTCCGTCGCCAGTATCCAGATCGAGGGTAACAAGGCGATCTCTACTGAAGACTTGATGAAGGGCCTCAAGCAATCCGGCCTGGCCGAGGGAGAGATCTTCCAGCGCGCCACCCTTGAGGGTGTGCGTAACGAACTGCAACGCCAGTACGTTGCCCAGGGCCGCTACTCTGCGACCGTGGAAACTGAAGTGATCCCGCAGCCTCGTAACCGTGTCGGCCTCAAGGTCAACATCAACGAAGGCACCGTGGCGGCGATCCAGCACATCAACGTGGTCGGCAACACCAAGTTCGCCGATGACGACCTGATCGACCTGTTCGAGCTCAAGACCACCAACTGGTTGTCGTTCTTCAAGAACGATGACAAGTACGCCCGTGAAAAACTGTCCGGTGACCTGGAGCGTCTGCGTTCCTACTACCTGGACCGTGGCTATATCAACATGGATATCGCTTCGACCCAGGTCTCCATCACCCCGGATAAAAAACACGTCTACATTACTGTCAACGTCAACGAAGGCGAGAAGTACACCGTTCGTGACGTGAAGCTCAGCGGCGACCTGAAAGTCCCTGAAGACCAGGTCAAGTCCCTGTTGCTGGTGCAGAAAGATCAGGTGTTCTCGCGCAAGCTGATGACCACCACCTCCGAGCTGATCACCCGACGTCTGGGTAACGAAGGCTACACCTTCGCCAACGTCAACGGCGTGCCTACCCCGCACGATGAAGACCACACAGTGGACATCACCTTCGTTGTCGACCCGGGCAAACGTGCCTACGTGAACCGCATCAACTTCCGTGGCAACACCAAGTCTGCGGACGAAGTGCTGCGTCGTGAAATGCGTCAGATGGAAGGTGGCTGGGCGTCGACTTACCTGATCGACCAGTCCAAGACCCGTCTTGAGCGCCTGGGCTTCTTCAAGGAAGTCAACGTCGAAACCCCGGCCGTACCGGGTGTGGATGACCAGGTTGACGTGAACTACGCCGTAGAAGAGCAAGCGTCGGGTTCGATCACCGCCAGCGTCGGTTTCGCACAGAGTGCCGGCCTTATCCTCGGTGGTTCGATTACCCAGAACAACTTCCTTGGTACCGGTAACAAGGTCTCCATCGGCCTGACCCGAAGCGAATACCAGAGCCGCTATAACTTCGGTTATGTCGACCCCTACTGGACAGCTGACGGTGTGAGCCTGGGCTACAACGCCTTCTACCGCACCACCGACTACAAAGACCTCAACGTTGACGTTGCAAGCTATGCGATCGACAGCCTCGGTGCCGGTGTCAATATCGGTTACCCGATCAGCGAGACTTCGCGCTTGACCTTCGGCTTTACCGCGCAGCAGGACAAGATCAAGACGGGTGTGTACACCACGGATGAGATCTTCGACTTCGTGCGCCGAGAAGGTGATCAGTTCCTGAACTTCAAGGCTTCGGTCGGTTGGTCGGAATCCACCCTGAACAAAGGTGTGCTGGCAACCCGTGGTCATTCGCAAAGCCTGACTGCAGAAGCCACCACGCCGGGCAGCGACCTGTCGTTCTTCAAGCTCGACTACCGTGGCCAGTTGTTCCAGCCGCTGAGCGATAACTACACCATGCGCCTGCACACTGAGCTGGGGTATGGCGATGGTTATGGTTCGACCAGCGGGTTGCCGTTCTACGAGAACTACTATGCGGGCGGTTTCAACTCGGTCCGTGGCTTCAAGGACAGTACCCTGGGCCCACGTGGTACCCCGAGCCGTGGTCAAGCGGTAACCGGTAACCAAGGCACTACCGTTGACTCCAACAATGACCCTCTGGCATTCGGTGGTAACGTGCTGATCCAGGGTGGTGCGGAGCTTCTGTTCCCGCTGCCGTTCGTCAAGGATCAGCGTTCGTTGCGGACCTCGCTCTTCTGGGACGTGGGTAACGTGTTCGACTCCAAGTGCCAGCAGATCACCAACCCGAGTGGCGTGAAGTCGCAGACTGAGTGTAACGACATCAGCCTGAGCAACCTCGCCAGCTCCGTAGGTGTGGGTGTCACTTGGGTGACCGCGCTTGGCCCATTGAGCTTTGCTCTGGCCATGCCGATCAAGAAACCGGATAACGCTGAAACCCAGATTTTCCAATTCTCCCTCGGCCAGACGTTCTAA
- the ispC gene encoding 1-deoxy-D-xylulose-5-phosphate reductoisomerase encodes MSRLQQVTVLGATGSVGLSTLDVIARHPDRYQVFALTGFTRLSELLALCVRHAPRFAVVPEATAARGLQDDLRAAGLATQVLVGEEGLCQVSSDAEVDTVVAAIVGAAGLRPTLAAVDAGKKILLANKEALVMSGTLFMQAVRKSGAVLLPLDSEHNAIFQCMPGDFARGLSQVGVRRILLTASGGPFRQTPLADLEHVSPDQACAHPNWSMGRKISVDSASMMNKGLELIEACWLFDARPDQVEVVIHPQSVIHSLVDYVDGSVLAQLGNPDMRTPIANALAWPERIDSGVAPLDLFAIARLDFEAPDEQRFPCLRLARQAAEAGNSAPAMLNAANEVAVAAFLEQRIRFPQIASIIEDVLSLEPVVAVNDLGAVFEADAKARTLAGAWLNRNVR; translated from the coding sequence GTGAGCCGCCTGCAGCAGGTGACCGTGCTGGGCGCGACCGGGTCGGTCGGGCTGAGTACGCTGGATGTGATCGCGCGCCACCCTGACCGCTATCAAGTGTTTGCCCTGACCGGCTTTACGCGGTTGAGCGAGTTGCTGGCCCTGTGTGTGCGCCACGCGCCACGTTTCGCGGTAGTGCCTGAAGCAACGGCTGCTCGCGGCTTGCAGGATGATCTGCGGGCCGCTGGCCTTGCCACGCAAGTCTTGGTGGGCGAGGAGGGCTTGTGCCAGGTGTCGTCCGATGCCGAGGTGGATACCGTCGTGGCAGCCATTGTCGGGGCGGCGGGTTTGCGTCCGACACTGGCGGCGGTAGATGCTGGCAAAAAGATTTTGCTGGCCAATAAAGAGGCGCTGGTCATGTCCGGCACACTCTTTATGCAGGCGGTACGCAAGAGCGGCGCGGTGTTGCTGCCGCTCGACAGTGAGCACAACGCGATCTTTCAGTGCATGCCCGGTGATTTCGCCCGCGGCTTGAGCCAGGTTGGCGTTCGACGGATTCTCCTTACGGCTTCTGGTGGTCCGTTCCGTCAAACTCCGCTGGCTGATCTTGAACATGTCTCGCCTGACCAGGCCTGCGCGCACCCGAACTGGTCCATGGGGCGCAAAATCTCCGTGGATTCGGCGAGCATGATGAACAAGGGCCTGGAGTTGATCGAGGCGTGCTGGTTGTTCGATGCGCGGCCTGATCAGGTCGAGGTGGTGATTCATCCGCAAAGTGTGATTCATTCCCTGGTCGACTACGTCGACGGTTCGGTGTTGGCGCAGTTGGGTAATCCTGACATGCGTACGCCGATTGCCAACGCGTTGGCTTGGCCGGAGCGGATTGACTCCGGCGTTGCACCGTTGGATTTGTTCGCCATTGCTCGCCTGGACTTCGAGGCGCCGGATGAGCAACGCTTCCCGTGCCTGCGTCTGGCCCGGCAAGCGGCCGAGGCGGGTAACAGCGCACCGGCCATGCTCAATGCGGCCAACGAAGTGGCTGTGGCAGCGTTTCTCGAGCAGCGCATCCGTTTTCCGCAGATCGCGAGTATCATCGAAGACGTATTGAGTCTTGAGCCTGTCGTGGCTGTGAATGATTTGGGGGCAGTGTTCGAGGCCGATGCAAAGGCCCGTACCCTGGCCGGAGCATGGTTGAACCGCAACGTGCGTTAG
- the rseP gene encoding sigma E protease regulator RseP, whose translation MSALYMIVGTLVALGVLVTFHEFGHFWVARRCGVKVLRFSVGFGMPLLRWYDRRGTEFVIAAIPLGGYVKMLDEREGEVPADQVDQSFNRKTVRQRIAIVAAGPIANFLLAMVFFWVLAMLGSQQVRPVIGAVEAGSMAAKAGLVAGQEIVSIDGEPTTGWGAVNLQLVRRMGESGTINVVVRDQDSTTETPRELALDHWLKGADEPDPIKSLGIRPWRPALPPVLAELDSKGPAQAAGLKTGDRLLALDGQALGDWQQVVDLVRVRPDTKIVLKVERDGAQIDVPVTLSVRGEAKAAGGYLGAGVKGVEWPPSMVREVSFGPLAAIGEGAKRTWTMSVLTLESLKKMLFGELSVKNLSGPITIAKVAGASAQSGVADFLNFLAYLSISLGVLNLLPIPVLDGGHLLFYLVEWVRGRPLSDRVQGWGIQIGISLVVGVMLLALVNDLGRL comes from the coding sequence ATGAGTGCGCTCTACATGATTGTCGGCACCCTGGTTGCTCTGGGTGTGCTGGTTACCTTCCACGAATTCGGCCACTTTTGGGTGGCGCGTCGTTGCGGCGTCAAGGTATTGCGCTTTTCCGTCGGTTTCGGCATGCCGTTGCTGCGTTGGTACGACCGTCGTGGCACCGAGTTCGTGATTGCCGCGATTCCGCTTGGCGGCTACGTCAAGATGCTCGACGAGCGCGAAGGTGAAGTGCCGGCAGATCAAGTGGACCAGTCCTTCAATCGCAAGACCGTTCGTCAGCGCATCGCTATTGTTGCCGCCGGCCCGATCGCCAACTTCCTGTTGGCGATGGTGTTCTTCTGGGTCTTGGCCATGTTGGGCAGCCAACAGGTCCGCCCGGTGATTGGGGCGGTCGAGGCGGGCAGCATGGCGGCCAAGGCTGGCCTGGTCGCTGGGCAGGAAATTGTTTCCATTGATGGCGAACCGACCACTGGCTGGGGTGCTGTCAATTTGCAATTGGTGCGCCGCATGGGTGAAAGCGGCACCATCAATGTGGTGGTGCGCGATCAGGACTCCACCACCGAAACGCCGCGTGAATTGGCGCTCGACCACTGGCTCAAGGGTGCGGATGAGCCTGATCCGATCAAGTCCCTGGGGATTCGCCCATGGCGTCCAGCGTTGCCGCCGGTGCTTGCCGAGCTCGATTCGAAAGGCCCGGCCCAGGCCGCAGGTCTGAAAACCGGCGATCGCTTGCTGGCGCTTGATGGCCAGGCACTGGGCGACTGGCAACAGGTGGTCGACCTGGTGCGTGTACGGCCTGATACCAAAATTGTGCTGAAAGTTGAGCGCGATGGTGCTCAAATCGACGTCCCTGTAACCTTGTCGGTTCGCGGGGAAGCCAAGGCGGCCGGGGGTTACCTGGGTGCTGGGGTGAAAGGTGTCGAGTGGCCGCCCTCGATGGTGCGGGAGGTCAGCTTCGGGCCGTTGGCCGCGATTGGCGAGGGTGCAAAGCGCACTTGGACCATGAGTGTGCTGACCCTCGAATCGCTCAAGAAGATGTTGTTCGGCGAGCTCTCGGTAAAAAACTTGAGTGGGCCGATAACCATTGCTAAAGTGGCGGGCGCTTCTGCCCAGTCGGGTGTCGCGGATTTCCTGAATTTCCTGGCTTATCTGAGTATTAGCCTTGGAGTTCTGAATTTGCTGCCCATTCCAGTACTGGATGGGGGGCATCTGTTGTTTTATCTGGTCGAGTGGGTGCGTGGTCGCCCCTTGTCGGATCGGGTGCAGGGTTGGGGGATACAGATCGGTATCAGTTTGGTGGTCGGGGTGATGTTGTTAGCTCTGGTCAACGATCTGGGACGACTGTAA
- the rnhB gene encoding ribonuclease HII, producing the protein MTTQMGLDFSLVAEAHALVAGVDEVGRGPLCGAVVTAAVILDPNRPILGLNDSKKLTEARREKLYDEICEKALSWHIARAEVEEIDELNILHATMLAMQRAVEGLHITPKMAMIDGNRCPKLTMPSEAVVKGDSKVPAIAAASILAKVSRDREMAAFELIYPGYGIGGHKGYPTPVHLEALARLGPTPIHRRSFAPVRLAYEARESLSEV; encoded by the coding sequence ATGACAACGCAAATGGGCCTGGACTTCAGCCTGGTCGCCGAAGCTCACGCGCTGGTCGCCGGTGTCGACGAAGTAGGGCGTGGCCCGCTGTGTGGCGCCGTCGTGACGGCGGCGGTGATTCTCGACCCGAACCGCCCGATTCTCGGCCTCAACGACTCGAAAAAACTCACCGAGGCGCGGCGTGAAAAGCTCTACGACGAGATTTGCGAAAAAGCGCTGAGCTGGCATATCGCCCGTGCCGAAGTCGAAGAGATCGACGAGTTGAACATCCTCCATGCGACCATGCTGGCCATGCAGCGCGCGGTGGAAGGCCTGCACATCACCCCGAAAATGGCGATGATCGATGGCAACCGTTGCCCTAAATTGACGATGCCATCAGAAGCCGTGGTCAAGGGTGATAGCAAGGTGCCGGCCATCGCCGCCGCGTCGATCCTGGCCAAGGTCAGCCGTGACCGTGAAATGGCTGCTTTCGAATTGATCTACCCCGGCTATGGTATCGGAGGCCATAAAGGCTACCCGACGCCCGTTCATCTGGAAGCCCTGGCGCGCCTGGGCCCGACGCCGATCCATCGGCGCTCGTTCGCCCCGGTCCGCCTGGCTTACGAGGCGCGGGAAAGCCTCAGCGAGGTTTAG
- the lpxD gene encoding UDP-3-O-(3-hydroxymyristoyl)glucosamine N-acyltransferase: MTATIKLGELAEFLGATLRGTKEKEITGLATLQEAGPAQLSFLANPQYRKYLVDSQAAAVLLKAADAEGFAGDALVVADPYLAYARASHLFDPKPKAAVGVHPSAVIADDAQVDPAASIGAFAVIESGARIAAGVTVGAHCFIGARCEIGADGWLAPRVTLYHDVRIGERVVIQSGAVIGGEGFGFANSKGVWHKIAQVGGVLIGDDVEIGVNTAVDRGALADTVIGNGVKLDNQIQIAHNVQIGDHTAMAACVGISGSTKIGKHCMLAGGVGLVGHIDICDNVFITGMTMVTHSITEPGAYSSGTAMQPAAEWRKSAARLRQLDDMARRLKQLEKRVGDVTPGGNASSEG; this comes from the coding sequence ATGACCGCGACTATCAAACTCGGCGAGTTGGCCGAGTTCCTTGGGGCCACTTTGCGTGGCACCAAGGAGAAAGAAATCACTGGGCTAGCCACCTTGCAGGAGGCTGGCCCAGCTCAGTTGAGCTTCCTCGCAAATCCCCAATACCGTAAATACCTGGTCGACAGCCAAGCCGCAGCCGTGTTGCTGAAGGCCGCTGACGCCGAAGGGTTTGCCGGGGATGCGCTGGTGGTGGCCGACCCTTACCTGGCATATGCCCGGGCGTCGCATCTGTTCGATCCAAAGCCTAAAGCTGCTGTCGGTGTTCATCCTTCAGCGGTGATCGCTGACGATGCCCAGGTCGATCCTGCAGCCAGTATTGGCGCGTTTGCAGTGATTGAGAGCGGTGCACGTATTGCTGCGGGTGTCACGGTGGGCGCTCATTGCTTTATCGGCGCGCGCTGTGAAATTGGCGCCGATGGCTGGCTGGCCCCTCGCGTGACGCTTTACCACGACGTGCGTATTGGTGAGCGTGTGGTGATTCAGTCGGGTGCCGTGATCGGTGGTGAAGGGTTTGGTTTTGCCAACTCCAAAGGTGTCTGGCACAAGATTGCCCAGGTCGGCGGCGTACTGATCGGCGATGACGTCGAAATCGGCGTCAACACCGCAGTCGACCGTGGGGCCTTGGCCGATACCGTGATAGGTAACGGCGTGAAGCTCGATAACCAGATCCAGATCGCCCACAACGTGCAGATTGGCGATCACACCGCCATGGCAGCATGCGTCGGGATTTCCGGCAGCACCAAGATCGGCAAGCATTGCATGCTCGCCGGTGGCGTTGGGCTGGTGGGGCATATCGATATTTGCGACAACGTCTTCATTACCGGCATGACCATGGTGACCCACTCGATTACCGAGCCGGGCGCCTACTCTTCCGGTACGGCCATGCAGCCTGCGGCTGAATGGCGCAAGAGTGCAGCGCGCTTGAGGCAACTTGACGACATGGCTCGCCGCCTCAAGCAGCTGGAAAAGCGTGTTGGGGACGTGACCCCTGGCGGTAATGCTTCATCAGAAGGCTGA